A part of Tigriopus californicus strain San Diego chromosome 10, Tcal_SD_v2.1, whole genome shotgun sequence genomic DNA contains:
- the LOC131889069 gene encoding uncharacterized protein LOC131889069 isoform X2, with product MEGRIVFLVLCVSVCYGYNSYSRSQNNIYYQDLQPCSFSPLTGWFRDGYCRTNYWDQGVHTVCATMTQEFLDYTKAQGNDLSTPRGSFPGLRPGNGWCLCAMRWRQALNAGKAPLVKLNATHKKSLWYNSLEDLEAHSDQAVRP from the exons ATGGAGGGTAGAATTGTGTTCCTCGTTCTCTGTGTCTCTGTGTGTTATGGGTACAACAGTTACAGCCGGAGTCAGAACAACATCTATTACCAAGATCTGCAGCCATGCTCGTTTAGTCCTTTAACGGGCTGGTTCCGAGATGGATACTGCCGAACCAACTATTGGGATCAAGGGGTTCACACTGTGTGTGCTACTATGACCCAAGAG TTCTTGGACTACACAAAAGCCCAGGGTAATGATTTATCCACGCCTCGAGGCAGTTTTCCCGGCCTGAGACCAGGAAATGGATGGTGCCTTTGCGCTATGAGATGGCGCCAGGCTCTGAATGCCGGAAAAGCTCCTCTGGTCAAACTCAATGCGACGCACAAGAAATCATTGTGGTATAACTCCTTGGAAGATCTGGAAGCTCACAGCGACCAAGCTGTGAGGCcataa
- the LOC131889069 gene encoding uncharacterized protein LOC131889069 isoform X1, with product MSVRGSLFALCLVLGLGSTWAKDNVLGTELEICSIDPMTGWHRGGYCRTDDNDFGTHTMCSVMTAEFLEYTKAQGNDLSNPAPQYNFPGLKPGDKWCICALRWREAFKAGKAPKVVLESSDEKTLQYNTLDEIQSNNAAKTSGP from the exons ATGTCAGTGAGAGGAAGCTTGTTTGCCTTGTGTCTTGTTCTCGGATTGGGATCCACTTGGGCCAAAGATAATGTCCTGGGCACAGAGTTGGagatttgttccattgatCCCATGACAGGTTGGCACCGGGGTGGATATTGTCGGACTGATGACAATGATTTCGGCACTCATACCATGTGTTCAGTAATGACAGCCGAG TTCTTGGAATATACGAAAGCTCAAGGCAACGATTTGTCCAATCCGGCACCACAATACAACTTTCCGGGTTTAAAGCCCGGAGATAAATGGTGCATTTGTGCCTTGAGATGGCGAGAGGCCTTCAAAGCTGGAAAGGCCCCGAAGGTTGTATTGGAGTCTTCTGACGAGAAGACGCTACAATACAATACTCTGGACGAAATTCAGAGCAACAACGCCGCAAAGACATCCGGCCCATGA